In Planococcus shixiaomingii, the DNA window TGAAGTAGAAAGCCAAGAACAGTTCGCTTTGATCGTTGGCAATGAAGGAAGCGGCGTTGATTCTCTTCTATTAAAAGAGACGGATCAGAATTTAGTCGTACCGTTATTCGGGCCAGCGGAGTCGTTGAACGTTGCAGTGGCAACCGGCATTTTGCTTTATGGGCTTGTTTCAAAAAGCTAAAGTTGAATTCACCGGCAATGTTTCGTATAATTGATAAGTAATTAAGAAAAGCGATTGCGCAAAAAAGGCGCAGGAGAATACTAATAAACAAAAACGATGACCGGGAAAAGTACGTGACGCCCTTGCATCTTAGGAAGTCTGCACCTCGACTGAAAGTGCGGATATGCAAACGTTTCGGAAGTTCACCCCGCGAGTTGCCCGACGGGACCAGCAGATATGCTGTAAAGATGGGCCGGTGAAGAGCCGTTAAGTAAATGAGTGATTGCGCATGCGCAATAACTAGGGTGGTACCGCGAATAATGCCTCGTCCCTTTTCAGGGATGGGGCTTTTTTACGTTCAAAGGAGGAGAAATAATGGAAGAGCAATTGCAAGGATTGAAAACCGAAGCGCTGGAGAAAATCGCATCAGCGACAAATGTTAAAGAACTTAATGATGTACGTGTCGCTTATCTTGGGAAAAAAGGACCGATTACGGATTTGTTAAAAGGCATGGGAAAATTGCCTGCTGAAGAACGTCCGAAGATGGGTGCGCTCGTTAATGTCATACGCGAAGATGTGACAACGTCTCTTGAGGAGCGTATGGCCATTCTTGAGGAAGCGGCAATCAACGAAAAATTGCAAAGCGAAACGATTGATATTACGCTGCCAGGACGTCCTGTAAAAACGGGGAATCCGCATCCGTTGACCCGTGTTGTTGAGGAAATCGAGGATTTATTCATCTCAATGGGCTACGAAATCGCGGAAGGGCCGGAAGTCGAAAAAGACTACTATAACTTTGAAGCGCTGAACTTGCCGAAAGGGCATCCGGCACGTGATATGCAGGATTCCTTCTATATAACAGAAGACATCTTGCTGCGCACGCACACGTCGCCTGTACAAGCACGGACGATGGAAGCGAAAGGCGGAGAGCCGATCAAAATCATCTGCCCAGGGAAAGTATACCGCCGCGACAACGACGACGCGACGCATTCGCACCAGTTCACGCAAATAGAAGGACTGGTCATCGGAGAAGATATCCGCATGAGCGACCTGAAAGGGACGCTTTCGGTGTTCGCCAAGAAAATGTTCGGTGATGACCGTGAAATTCGTCTGCGCCCTAGCTTCTTCCCGTTCACGGAGCCTTCTGTTGAAATGGACATTTCGTGCTTTAAGTGCGGCGGGTCTGGCTGCAACGTCTGCAAAAAAACGGGCTGGATTGAAATTCTGGGGGCTGGCATGGTTCATCCGAACGTGCTTGAAATGGCCGGCTATGACTCTA includes these proteins:
- the pheS gene encoding phenylalanine--tRNA ligase subunit alpha, translated to MEEQLQGLKTEALEKIASATNVKELNDVRVAYLGKKGPITDLLKGMGKLPAEERPKMGALVNVIREDVTTSLEERMAILEEAAINEKLQSETIDITLPGRPVKTGNPHPLTRVVEEIEDLFISMGYEIAEGPEVEKDYYNFEALNLPKGHPARDMQDSFYITEDILLRTHTSPVQARTMEAKGGEPIKIICPGKVYRRDNDDATHSHQFTQIEGLVIGEDIRMSDLKGTLSVFAKKMFGDDREIRLRPSFFPFTEPSVEMDISCFKCGGSGCNVCKKTGWIEILGAGMVHPNVLEMAGYDSKRLTGFAFGMGPERIAMLKYGVEDIRHFYTNDVRFLSQFQRTEV